From Quercus lobata isolate SW786 chromosome 1, ValleyOak3.0 Primary Assembly, whole genome shotgun sequence, one genomic window encodes:
- the LOC115986605 gene encoding uncharacterized protein LOC115986605: MEASSIVLHSKTLPFGITLTNNKLSFRHFNKHLPSTNYQRHQSLKPIKSPSHWQFNASPLAFSPTRARTHLLTPLKCSYSNTTSSDSQNPLLKPLKNLSLDSLKKTLSQLTPIDVVKWSGVLSIAIAATKWTVNMLFNPFFWMYFSWTWLFWPWFVAIALAIYGLYSFRKHLIGEANIFEQLAIVTSTFTWLTLVPPAHFNGYLEGWPFVFFFVYHYFFFFNVSVRKRLYGDYYARPHDPKWGVNPPKWYRLLFCVGVMVGHWLAAFEGPELHRIPGGWTNVGVWILIILTMLMQYNSTLYLAKYSEKVVVPTAVVQFGPYRWVRHPIYSSTMLLFATYCVALRAPLSLLFVAAVCLFYYEQKAKLEEALMVETFGERYMEYATKVRYKFIPFIY, encoded by the coding sequence ATGGAAGCCAGCTCAATTGTCCTCCACTCAAAAACCCTCCCTTTTGGTATAACACTCACAAACAACAAACTCTCTTTCAGACATTTCAACAAACACTTGCCAAGCACCAATTATCAGCGCCACCAAAGTCTTAAACCCATCAAATCCCCATCACATTGGCAATTTAATGCAAGCCCATTGGCATTTTCGCCGACAAGAGCAAGAACCCATTTGTTAACTCCTCTCAAATGCTCATATTCCAACACTACCAGCTCGGATTCTCAGAACCCATTGCTAAAACCCCTCAAAAACCTCTCACTTGATTCGTTGAAGAAAACCCTTTCTCAGTTAACTCCAATTGATGTTGTGAAGTGGTCTGGGGTCTTATCCATTGCCATTGCAGCCACAAAATGGACTGTAAATATGCTCTTCAACCCCTTTTTCTGGATGTACTTCAGCTGGACATGGTTGTTCTGGCCATGGTTTGTGGCGATAGCGCTTGCAATTTACGGATTATATAGCTTTCGTAAGCATTTAATTGGTGAAGCAAACATATTTGAGCAACTTGCCATTGTTACTTCCACGTTTACTTGGCTCACTCTTGTCCCACCAGCCCATTTCAATGGCTATCTTGAAGGTTGGCCTTTTGTGTTCTTCTTTGTATaccattatttctttttcttcaatgtTAGTGTAAGGAAAAGGTTATATGGGGATTACTATGCTCGTCCACATGATCCCAAGTGGGGTGTGAATCCGCCCAAGTGGTATCgccttttgttttgtgttggAGTTATGGTTGGGCACTGGTTGGCTGCATTTGAAGGGCCTGAGCTGCATCGCATTCCTGGAGGGTGGACAAATGTGGGGGTTTGGATTTTGATAATATTGACAATGTTAATGCAGTATAATTCAACGTTGTATCTTGCAAAGTATTCAGAAAAGGTGGTTGTGCCAACTGCTGTGGTGCAGTTTGGGCCGTATCGTTGGGTCCGTCATCCAATATATTCGTCTACAATGCTACTGTTTGCCACTTACTGTGTTGCACTTCGAGCACCTTTGAGCTTGCTGTTTGTTGCAgcagtttgtttgttttactaTGAGCAGAAGGCAAAACTCGAGGAGGCTTTGATGGTTGAGACATTTGGAGAGAGGTATATGGAGTATGCAACTAAAGTTAGATACAAGTtcattccttttatttattag